The following coding sequences lie in one Bacteroidota bacterium genomic window:
- a CDS encoding cation transporter, protein MDRLSYRQKQISRASYISVAINLLLSVLKVVVGFLAGSLAVVADGIDSFTDVLASLITLFTARIIMRPPDKRHPYGYDKADTVASKLVAFVIFFAGAQLAIATIGRLISGEQTEMPSLFALGIVVVSIFGKQLLSQYLLHLGRKIDSPMLRANGRNMQNDVIISASVLLGLVLTHVFHYPMLDVITALAVSIWIMFVAVRIIISSSRELMDGVEDQSIYAAIVEAVSKVKGAGNPHRIRARKMAHYYMIALDIEVDGNKTLFDGHRIGHEVEDQIRLAIPSTYDVVVHVEPTGDYNPAEAFGVSHEDLE, encoded by the coding sequence ATGGATCGTTTATCATACCGGCAAAAGCAAATCAGCCGCGCGTCATACATCAGTGTGGCCATCAATTTGTTGCTTTCGGTGCTTAAAGTAGTGGTGGGTTTTCTTGCAGGCTCGCTTGCAGTGGTGGCCGACGGGATTGACTCTTTCACCGATGTGCTGGCCTCGCTGATCACCCTGTTCACGGCACGCATCATCATGCGCCCTCCGGATAAACGACACCCTTATGGTTACGACAAGGCCGATACGGTGGCCTCGAAACTGGTGGCTTTTGTCATCTTTTTTGCTGGCGCACAACTGGCCATAGCCACTATCGGAAGGCTGATCTCGGGCGAGCAGACAGAAATGCCTTCGCTCTTTGCCCTGGGTATAGTGGTGGTGTCCATATTTGGCAAGCAACTGCTCTCGCAATACCTGCTTCATCTTGGCCGGAAAATCGACAGCCCCATGCTGCGTGCCAACGGGCGAAACATGCAGAACGATGTGATCATTTCGGCTTCGGTCTTGCTTGGACTTGTGCTTACCCATGTGTTTCATTATCCGATGCTTGATGTGATCACTGCCCTGGCCGTCAGTATCTGGATCATGTTTGTGGCGGTGCGCATCATCATCAGCTCGAGCCGCGAACTGATGGACGGGGTGGAAGACCAGAGCATTTACGCAGCCATTGTGGAAGCAGTTTCGAAGGTGAAAGGCGCCGGCAATCCGCACCGTATAAGGGCGCGCAAGATGGCACATTATTATATGATAGCCCTCGACATTGAGGTGGACGGCAATAAGACGCTTTTCGACGGGCACCGCATTGGCCACGAAGTGGAAGACCAGATCCGCCTCGCCATTCCTTCGACCTACGATGTGGTGGTACACGTGGAGCCTACGGGCGACTACAACCCTGCTGAGGCGTTTGGGGTGTCGCATGAGGATTTAGAGTAA
- a CDS encoding sodium:solute symporter family protein, with protein MLNIYLLIVVAYFAAIILLSVFTRKVASRSVADYLVAGRNLGVSFCAVVVAAEWLGGMSTIGVSEKAFTTLSFQPILYNISTAIGMIIIGFTVASVYRRQNVHTVSEMIDFLFGREAKKISAIAFLVAYLTLAYVQMQTAASVLSAIFGISWLSAIIISAVVITFYTYLGGMHALALTSIVHTFMMFFGVGAATIIGMNKVGGFGELQHVLGAQGAGNIYNPFGAGLSGAFSLLLGGVLGGMAAQASIQPIFAAKDAPTAKKASIVSAFLIAPFGIMTALLGLIGATGIFISKTTNPKLVLTTLLTNPDFIHPVFGGLALAGILAAILSTVGPVNFAVVTIATKDIYSGFINPQADEQKVIRMARRLVVLVTLVTLPLAILFQRGILDAAYVSYAIRSIGAIVILLGIYKRNWINTLGVKMAFIGGTAAIFICILADQMKWFHVDKTYGAVAIGLAFVIIGKLLKPESK; from the coding sequence ATGCTGAACATCTATTTGCTGATTGTGGTGGCCTATTTTGCAGCCATCATTCTGCTTTCGGTTTTCACCCGAAAAGTAGCTTCACGCTCGGTGGCCGATTACCTGGTGGCCGGACGCAACCTGGGTGTAAGTTTCTGTGCGGTGGTTGTTGCTGCCGAATGGCTGGGTGGCATGAGCACCATAGGCGTGAGCGAGAAGGCTTTTACTACCCTGTCGTTTCAGCCGATACTGTATAACATTTCCACCGCGATTGGGATGATCATCATTGGTTTTACGGTTGCCTCGGTATATCGCAGGCAGAATGTGCACACCGTAAGCGAAATGATTGATTTTCTGTTTGGAAGGGAGGCAAAAAAGATATCGGCCATCGCGTTTCTTGTGGCTTATCTCACGCTGGCCTATGTGCAGATGCAAACTGCGGCAAGTGTGCTCAGTGCAATATTTGGTATCAGCTGGCTCAGCGCCATCATCATTTCGGCTGTGGTAATCACTTTTTACACCTATCTGGGAGGCATGCATGCCCTGGCACTCACATCCATTGTGCACACTTTCATGATGTTTTTCGGGGTGGGTGCTGCCACAATTATTGGCATGAACAAAGTGGGTGGTTTTGGTGAGTTGCAGCATGTGTTGGGTGCGCAGGGCGCTGGTAATATTTACAATCCCTTTGGGGCCGGACTGTCGGGCGCATTCAGCTTGTTGCTTGGAGGCGTGCTGGGAGGCATGGCTGCACAGGCCAGCATCCAGCCCATCTTTGCTGCCAAAGATGCGCCCACAGCCAAAAAGGCCAGCATCGTTTCGGCATTTCTCATCGCTCCTTTCGGCATTATGACTGCACTTCTGGGATTGATCGGCGCCACCGGTATCTTTATTTCCAAAACCACCAACCCCAAGCTGGTGCTCACCACACTTCTGACCAATCCCGACTTTATCCATCCGGTTTTCGGGGGATTGGCGCTGGCGGGTATTCTGGCCGCCATCCTGTCCACCGTCGGGCCGGTCAACTTTGCTGTAGTTACCATTGCCACCAAGGATATTTACAGCGGATTCATCAATCCGCAGGCCGACGAACAGAAGGTCATCCGTATGGCCCGTCGGCTGGTGGTCCTGGTTACCCTGGTCACCCTGCCCCTGGCGATATTGTTCCAGAGAGGCATACTCGACGCGGCCTATGTGAGTTATGCCATACGTTCCATTGGCGCAATCGTAATTTTGCTTGGCATATATAAACGCAACTGGATCAATACCTTAGGTGTGAAAATGGCTTTTATCGGAGGCACCGCAGCCATTTTTATCTGCATTCTGGCCGACCAGATGAAATGGTTCCATGTGGACAAAACCTATGGTGCTGTGGCAATTGGCCTGGCATTCGTTATCATCGGAAAACTGCTCAAGCCTGAATCAAAATAA